A portion of the Salarias fasciatus chromosome 15, fSalaFa1.1, whole genome shotgun sequence genome contains these proteins:
- the clic5b gene encoding chloride intracellular channel protein 5b translates to MSTNAQDRDPDIELFVKAGSDGESIGNCPFSQRLFMILWLKGVVFNVTTVDLKRKPADLHNLAPGTHPPFLTFNGEVKTDINKIEEFLEEALCPPKYPKLAARQRESNTAGNDIFAKFSAYIKNTKPEANAVLEKGLTRALKKLDDYLNSPLPEEIDADSMEEEKGSSRCFLDGNELTLADCNLLPKLHIVKVVAKKYRSYDIPTEMTGVWRYLKNAYTRDEFTNTCAADAEIETAYKDVARRLAK, encoded by the exons ATGTCCACAAACGCTCAGGACAGAGATCCTGACATTGAACTGTTTGTAAAG GCTGGCAGTGACGGAGAAAGCATCGGGAACTGTCCCTTCTCCCAGCGCCTCTTCATGATCCTCTGGCTCAAAGGAGTCGTGTTCAACGTCACCACCGTCGACCTCAAGAG AAAACCGGCAGATCTGCACAACCTGGCTCCGGGGACGCACCCGCCTTTCCTGACCTTCAACGGAGAGGTCAAGACAGACATCAACAAGATCGAGGAGTTCCTCGAGGAAGCGCTCTGTCCACCAAA GTATCCCAAGCTGGCTGCCAGGCAGAGGGAGTCCAATACAGCTGGAAATGACATCTTTGCCAAGTTCTCAGCCTACATCAAGAACACCAAACCAGAAGCCAACGCTG TCCTAGAGAAAGGTTTAACCAGAGCCCTGAAGAAGCTGGATgactacctgaacagccccctgCCGGAGGAGATCGATGCAGAcagcatggaggaggagaagggctCCAGCCGCTGCTTCCTGGACGGGAATGAACTCACTCTGGCAGACTGCAACCTGCTGCCGAAACTGCACATAGTCAAG GTTGTTGCGAAGAAGTACCGCAGCTACGACATCCCCACGGAGATGACGGGCGTGTGGCGGTACCTGAAGAACGCCTACACGCGGGACGAGTTCACCAACACCTGCGCCGCCGACGCGGAGATCGAGACGGCCTACAAGGACGTGGCGAGGAGACTGGCCAAGTAG
- the enpp5 gene encoding ectonucleotide pyrophosphatase/phosphodiesterase family member 5, translating to MLGRYRRGPCCAPVLLWVLLLPLAAPHRLSHHERRDRHVQDRPKLLLVSFDGFRWDYVDRVPTPNFHSIMDEGVYVEYVENAYITKTFPNHYSLVTGLYAESHGVVANEMYDLAWNRSFSMDTDSVYEPRWWDGAVPLWVTVQKAGGRSAAAMWPGSDVKIHGMYPTRYLRYNASMSFETRVERIVEWFSAPGGEAVDFGVLYWEEPDESGHSLGPQSPLMDVVIAGIDEKLGFLMNEMKKAGLYEKVNLIVTSDHGMAQLSADNIIELDEYVSRDLYTWVDKSPVVGILPKEGKLDEVYNDLADANPNMVAYRKDNIPEHLHYQHNSRIMPILLEAKEGWTIVQNRTRSFMLGNHGYDNTLRSMQPVFVARGPAFRQNYVKTSMRSVDLYPLMCHILSLRALPNNGSLSDVQDLLSPEMVSTVPVPPHSPVPPQQAAGYSYAPVVGSFLGVVMVLCFLVVYIILVTFKQRPSLKRRSWEMSQPLLQEDLHL from the exons ATGCTGGGTCGTTATCGACGGGGcccctgctgtgctccggtCCTCCTGTGGGTTCTGCTCCTGCCTCTGGCCGCCCCCCACCGCCTGAGCCACCACGAGCGCCGGGACCGCCACGTCCAGGACCGGCCCAAGCTGCTGCTCGTGTCCTTCGACGGCTTCCGCTGGGACTACGTGGACCGCGTCCCCACGCCCAACTTCCACAGCATCATGGACGAGGGCGTGTACGTGGAGTACGTGGAGAACGCCTACATCACCAAGACCTTCCCCAACCACTACAGCCTGGTGACGGGGCTGTACGCCGAGTCGCACGGCGTCGTGGCCAACGAGATGTACGACCTGGCGTGGAACCGGTCCTTCTCCATGGACACGGACAGCGTCTACGAGCCGCGGTGGTGGGACGGGGCCGTGCCGCTCTGGGTGACCGTCCAGAAAGCCGGGGGACGCAGCGCGGCGGCCATGTGGCCGGGGTCGGACGTGAAGATCCACGGCATGTACCCCACTCGGTACCTGCGGTACAACGCCTCGATGTCCTTCGAGACCAGAGTGGAGCGCATCGTGGAGTGGTTCTCCGCGCCCGGAGGCGAGGCGGTGGACTTCGGCGTCCTGTACTGGGAGGAGCCGGACGAGAGCGGGCACAGCCTGGGTCCTCAGAGCCCCCTCATGGACGTGGTCATCGCCGGGATCGACGAGAAGCTGGGCTTCCTCATGAACGAGATGAAGAAGGCCGGGCTGTACGAGAAAGTGAACCTGATCGTGACCAGCGACCACGGGATGGCGCAGCTCTCTGCGGACAACATCATCGAGCTGGACGAGTACGTGAGCAGAGACCTGTACACATGGGTGGACAAGAGTCCGGTGGTGGGGATCCTGCCCAAAGAAG ggaAGCTGGACGAGGTGTATAATGACTTGGCGGACGCGAACCCCAACATGGTGGCGTACAGGAAGGACAACATTCCCGAGCACCTGCATTATCAGCACAACTCCAGGATCATGCCCATCCTGCTGGAGGCGAAGGAAGGCTGGACCATCGTGCAGAACAGGACCAGATCCTTCATGC TGGGTAATCACGGCTACGACAACACCTTGCGCAGCATGCAGCCCGTGTTCGTGGCCCGCGGTCCCGCCTTCCGCCAGAACTACGTCAAGACGTCCATGCGCTCCGTCGACCTCTACCCCCTCATGTGCCACATCCTGTCCCTGCGTGCCCTCCCCAACAACGGCTCCCTCTCGGACGTCCAGGACCTGCTGTCCCCGGAGATGGTGTCCACCGTGCCGGTCCCGCCGcactcccccgtccccccgcaGCAGGCCGCCGGGTACTCCTACGCCCCCGTGGTGGGCTCCTTCCTCGGCGTGGTGATGGTGCTCTGCTTCCTGGTGGTCTACATCATCCTGGTGACGTTCAAGCAGCGGCCCTCGCTGAAGCGCAGGAGCTGGGAGATGTcgcagccgctgctgcaggaggacctgcATCTGTAG